One genomic segment of Mytilus galloprovincialis chromosome 5, xbMytGall1.hap1.1, whole genome shotgun sequence includes these proteins:
- the LOC143076718 gene encoding uncharacterized protein LOC143076718 — MNALKLLLLLLFVLLSSGNKLKENYHTRNHRAAGDNVAEMNEIARSDAVYARMRSQLRLLDYFIGPKGPRVDIRQFVNWDKTIIIDHLFYVKPKTIWEVQRVVNAAALTGIHIRATGGGHTRSPLYPDEGQISMDVRELERHDGPRIELHKPNPERPYQTVTVITGVLEYELNEFLVKNGLSMLSQPLIVNATVGGMVASSTHGSSWSAPTWSGYVVEMRLVNARGRLRRFSKEKHPELMEALMCNLGMMGVMYDITIQVNGTLIAKVQNQYVPLEDLFYNQTNLKNVVTSHFLTEISWYPFNSVNPGEEAVFRHNKTVLNSWTVRRDLVWLRTIVLVDAVPDDHVIQGPVYLPTGGSISGGNETGILRGKGALNIAKLLPSVSYHYLVDAFPTILPPKHGSETSAAFVLNIDNSFLRPLRAFKFMAEKVETQIKSLGSSPMNAFLPRFLQNMDCLLCFGNNGIKQDDDSGRSMVIDFLAPPTQLGFYDTAADFVQQFRQEKIRPHWAKRHTDIPGIVDVIKETYGDNLEKFNQLKI; from the exons ATGAATGCTCTGAAATTACTGCTTCTGCTTTTATTCGTGTTGCTTTCATCAGGGAATAAACTAAAAGAAAATTACCACACCAGAAATCATAGAGCAGCCGGGGACAATGTTGCCGAGATGAACGAAATTGCAAGAAGTGACG CCGTTTACGCCCGGATGAGAAGTCAGTTAAGACTGTTGGACTATTTCATTGGGCCTAAAGGTCCAAGGGTAGATATAAGACAGTTTGTTAACTGGGACAAAACTATCATCATTGACCATTTATTCTATGTCAAACCTAAAACAATCTGGGAAGTCCAAAGAGTTGTAAATGCAGCGGCCCTGACAGGAATTCACATACGGGCAACAGGAGGCGGTCATACACGTTCTCCATTGTACCCAGATGAAGGTCAGATATCTATGGATGTCAGAGAGCTAGAACGTCATGATGGTCCTCGAATCGAACTTCACAAACCG AACCCAGAAAGGCCGTATCAGACCGTCACTGTAATAACTGGAGTATTAGAATATGAATTGAATGAATTTCTGGTCAAGAATGGTCTCTCCATGTTGTCACAGCCCCTCATTGTCAACGCCACAGTCGGTGGAATGGTAGCCTCATCTACTCAT GGTTCATCCTGGAGTGCTCCAACTTGGAGTGGTTATGTGGTGGAGATGCGCTTAGTAAACGCTCGCGGTCGATTGCGACGTTTTTCCAAAGAAAAACACCCAGAACTTATGGAGGCACTTATGTGTAATCTAGGAATGATGGGAGTCATGTATGACATCACAATCCAAGTCAACGGGACGCTTATTGCTAAAGTTCAAAATCAATATGTACCGTTGGAAGATTTGTTCTATAATCAAACTAACTTAAAAAACGTAGTGACGTCACATTTCCTAACAGAAATATCTTGGTATCCATTCAATTCTGTGAATCCAGGAGAGGAGGCAGTTTTTAGACACAATAAAACAGTTCTTAATTCGTGGACCGTAAGAAGAGACCTTGTGTGGCTAAG AACAATTGTATTGGTTGATGCTGTACCTGATGACCACGTGATACAAGGTCCAGTCTATTTGCCAACCGGGGGATCAATATCTGGCGGAAATGAAACAGGAATACTGAGAGGAAAG GGTGCATTGAACATAGCAAAGCTGCTTCCGTCTGTGAGTTATCATTACTTGGTAGATGCATTTCCAACAATTTTACCACCAAAGCATGGATCGGAAACCAGTGCCGCTTTTGTGTTGAATATTGATAATTCATTTTTACGTCCACTCCGAGCATTCAAG TTTATGGCAGAAAAAGTAGAAACCCAAATTAAATCTTTAGGATCATCTCCAATGAACGCTTTCCTTCCACGATTTCTACAAAACATGGATTGTTTGCTGTGTTTTGGAAACAACGGAATTAAGCAAGACGACGATTCAGGCCGTTCTATGGTGATTGACTTCCTAGCTCCGCCCACACAGTTAGGATTTTATGATACCGCAGCAGAT tTTGTCCAGCAATTTCGACAAGAGAAAATACGTCCCCATTGGGCAAAGCGACATACAGATATACCAGGGATTGTTGATGTCATTAAAGAGACCTATGGTGACAATCTAGAGAAATTTAATCAACTAAAAATTTGA